A window from Hyla sarda isolate aHylSar1 unplaced genomic scaffold, aHylSar1.hap1 scaffold_88, whole genome shotgun sequence encodes these proteins:
- the LOC130348317 gene encoding histone H2A type 1: MSGRGKQGGKVRAKAKTRSSRAGLQFPVGRVHRLLRKGNYAERVGAGAPVYLAAVLEYLTAEILELAGNAARDNKKTRIIPRHLQLAVRNDEELNKLLGGVTIAQGGVLPNIQAVLLPKKTESSKAAKSK; this comes from the coding sequence ATGTCTGGACGCGGCAAACAAGGAGGGAAGGTTCGGGCTAAGGCCAAGACCCGCTCATCCCGGGCAGGACTCCAGTTCCCCGTCGGTCGTGTGCACAGGCTTCTTCGCAAAGGGAACTACGCCGAGAGGGTGGGCGCCGGTGCTCCGGTCTACCTGGCCGCTGTGCTGGAGTATTTAACCGCTGAGATCCTGGAATTGGCCGGTAATGCCGCCCGGGACAACAAGAAGACCCGCAtcatcccccgtcacctgcagctggccgtgcgcaatgacgaggagcTGAACAAGCTGCTGGGTGGGGTGACCATCGCCCAGGGAGGCGTCCTGCCCAACATCCAGGCCGTGCTGCTGCCCAAGAAGACCGAGAGCAGCAAAGCGGCCAAGAGCAAGTGA
- the LOC130348320 gene encoding histone H2B 1.1 has translation MPDPAKSAPAPKKGSKKAVTKTQKKDGKKRRKTRKESYAIYVYKVLKQVHPDTGISSKAMGIMNSFVNDIFERIAGEASRLAHYNKRSTITSREIQTAVRLLLPGELAKHAVSEGTKAVTKYTSAK, from the coding sequence ATGCCTGATCCCGCCAAGTCTGCACCAGCGCCCAAGAAAGGCTccaagaaagccgtgaccaagacTCAGAAAAAGGACGGCAAGAAGcggaggaagaccaggaaggaaagctatgccatctacgtgtacaaggtgctcaagcaggtccaccctgacaccggcatctcctccaaggccatgggcatcatgaactcctttgtcaacgatatcttcgagcgcatcgcaggggaagcctcccgtctggctcactacaacaagcgctccaccatcacctcccgggagatccagaccgccgtgcgcctgctgctgcctggagagctggccaagcacgccgtgtccgagggcaccaaggccgtcaccaagtacaccagcgccaagtaa
- the LOC130348368 gene encoding histone H4: MSGRGKGGKGLGKGGAKRHRKVLRDNIQGITKPAIRRLARRGGVKRISGLIYEETRGVLKVFLENVIRDAVTYTEHAKRKTVTAMDVVYALKRQGRTLYGFGG; encoded by the coding sequence ATGTCGGGACGCGGCAAAGGAGGAAAAGGTCTCGGTAAGGGCGGAGCCAAGCGGCACAGGAAGGTGCTCCGTGATAACATCCAGGGCATCACTAAGCCTGCAATCCGCCGTCTAGCTCGCAGGGGAGGTGTGAAGCGTATCTCCGGCCTCATCTATGAAGAGACTCGCGGTGTCCTGAAGGTTTTCCTGGAGAACGTCATCCGTGACGCCGTCACCTACACAGAGCACGCCAAGAGGAAGACCGTCACCGCTATGGACGTCGTGTACGCTCTCAAGCGCCAGGGCCGCACTCTTTACGGCTTCGGAGGTTAA